The following DNA comes from Lentibacillus sp. Marseille-P4043.
GCTGATGATAATGAAATCACGTTACATTTGAAAAAGGAAATAACAAATGCAGCACTGAACTGTGATCCTGATCGAATGGAACAAGTTTTTACAAATCTGATTGATAATGCGATTCGCCACACTGGTGTCAAAGGTTTCGTAAACGTCGCGGTTGTCTCATCGTCTGAAGAATTTTATGTTACGATTGAAGATAATGGCAGTGGTATTCCGGAAGAAGATTTGCCATTTATTTTCGAACGTTTTTATAAAGCCGATAAATCAAGAACACGGAATAAAAAGAAAAAAGGAACTGGGTTAGGCCTAGCAATTGCCAAGAACATTATTGATGCGCATCATGGGACCATTTCCGTTCAAAGCAAACTAAACCAGGGGACTACCTTTACCTTTAAAGTTCCGACAAATTTAAAAGATACGTAAAATATGTTCATTTTCTTAAGTTTATGATACTATTTTCATGGTAAGAAAATTGAACAAGTAGTTGAAATTGGTGCACATGCTTAAAAGGGAATCCAGTGAAAAGCTGGAACTGTCCTCGCAACTGTATGTGATGTACAAAATAGGGATATCCACTGTATGCAATGCATATGGGAAGGCTCTAGAGTAGGGAATCATCACAAGTCAGTAGACCTGCCAATTTATCAACGTTTCATCTGCTTCGAGGGTATAAGCAATTGGGACAACCGAATTCATATGGATGATATATATTTCGATTGTCTTTTGCAGCTGACTCGTCACGTGTGTCAGCTTTTTTCTATTTATACCATTTATGTTATTAAACAGGGAGGAAAAGAAAATGCGTAAAAGTTTATTTACATTGGCATCATTTATCGTTATTATCGGTTTATTAACTGGGTGCGGAGACAGCGATGAACAAGAGAAGCAAGCGACTTCGAACGACAATCAAACCGAACAACAAAGCAATAGTGAAGGGGAAGAAAGCGAAGATACAGTCACAATTACAATATCAAAAGATAAAGAAACGGAATATATCGATGAAAAGGATGTTGCCATTGAAGATGGGGCAAATTTAATGGATGTCATGGAGGAAAACTTTACGATTGAAACCGATTTTGACGGCGCATATATTACATCAATTGAAGGGGTAGCACAGGATAAGGGTGAACAAACCGCATGGATGTTTTTTGTGAATGGAGAAACAGCAATGGAAGGGGCAAAAGATATTGAATTATCCCCTGGAGATGAAGTTTCATTCGATTTACAAAAATGGGAATGATAGGAAGTGAATACATATAAATTAACCTTACTTGCATTGCTGGCAGCCCTTGCTGTTGTAGGGAGATATGCATTCGCTTTCATGCCTAACGTACAACCCGTTACATCTCTAATTATCATCTGTGGAATATTTTTAGGCCCTGTAGCAGCAATTTGCTTAGCACTGTTAACGACATTTTTATCAAATATGATGTTGGGAATGGGGATCTGGACAATTTGGCAAGTTATCTCGTGGGCGATGATTGGCTTTATGAGTGGAATGTTAGGCAAGCTATCAAAGCGAATTCCATTAAGCCTTATCGTTATTTTTGCCATATTCAGCGGGTATTTTTATGGGTTGATTATTTCCTTGACAAACTACTCGATCACGGGAAAATTTATTCCTTATTATCTAGCAGGATTGCCGTTTGACACGTATCATGCCATTGGAAATGCGTTATTTATGATTCTGCTATATCCAGTCATCTCATTCTTTTTCAAACGTTATACGGAAAAACGATTGTAACGACCAAAGTACCATTCCTATGTTAGGGATGGTACTTTAATTTGGTCGTTATTAAAAAGATTGTTGTTTTTGAAAAAATACCTAAGCATAGATTTCCTCGCAAAACACTTTTAATTTTTTGGCTTTGACTTTTCTAATAGAGCGAATTATGATAGATAGGAAGGTATGGAAACTGTAATAGGAATGGTGTCTACAATGGATCAGAAATCGATCATACACTCCCTTTCTGCTAAAATCAAATTAATCCGTGTGGAGAATGATTATACGCAGGACCGGATGGCAGCTGTTTTAGGCATTTCTAAGAAAACACTTGTACAAATTGAAAAGAAGCGAACTTGTGCAAATTGGACGACGATTGTCGCATTGTGCGCACTTTTTTCAGGTAGCGAAATCATTCAATTTACATTGGGTAAAAACGTATTGGATGTGGTAAAGATCGCTGCACATAAATAGGCTGATTTCGACCAAATAGGAGAAACCAGCCTGTCGTATTACATTTCATCGTCATATTTTAAAGGATCACCATCAAATGAGTTATCCGCAATTTTAATCGAATCCGTCGGACATCCGTCACGTGCATCGAACATATCCTCTTCTAACACTTCTGGGACTTCAGCAGTTCCTTTATTGTCGTCTAGGATGACATAGGATAGGCCTTCATCATCGTAATCATATATATCAGGTGCAGCAACTCCACAGGCCCCACACGCTATGCAAGTTTCTTTATCTACAATTGTATACTTTGGCATACAGCATATCTCCCAACATGATAAACAAGTTCTCATTTATTGTAAAACTGTTTCCGATACTTTTCAATAACCGTTCACTCGTTTCAAGGAGAATTCCCCATATATATGTCAAAAAGCGGACAAATAATTAATTAGAGGTGTTACATAATGTTACTGGAAGGTGTTATTCTAACGTGTGCAGAACACATCAAAACGAAAAGGACCACCTCAGCTATTTATCATTTGTTAACAGGAAAAAGATCCATTCAAACGGTTCAGGATGCCCATTTATATGACATCCAACCTTTTTATGGGATCGGTAAATTCTTACATAAAAAAACGTTTGATGCAATCATTCATCAACTGGAACAAAAAGCACTTTTATCCATTGATGAAGCATCTGGTTTCAAACTCACTGAACAAGGGGAATGGTGGTTAAAAGAGCATGCAGGAAAACTATCATTCGAACACTTTCATGGTATGCACTATCATGCATTGGCAGATACTTTTTCAGATCGACTGCTGTTATTCATTCAAACGCTAACAAATAGCAGCAAGGGCAACTTTTCGTTTATTCCCGTTGTAGATAAAATGTCCGTTCAAGCCTGGGTAAAACAATTTTATCGAAATAATAAGAAGGATGAAGCAGTACTTTTACATGCGCTTTATAACGAGTTACATAGAATATTAAGTACATGCCAAACAATAGAGGCTGGCCTATTTGTTGATCGGCTAACAGGCTTTAAAAACTATGGAAAAAGCAGGCAGCAATTAGCAGACTACTATCAAATTCCAGTTACCGATGTACCATTGTTGTGGACAAGAATCATGAATCGGATGGTAAGCATCGTTCAACACGATCAACATGAATTTCCAACCTTATTTGCCATGATCGATAATACGACAGAACAGACATTTATTACGGATTCAGCCAATCGAACATATCAGATGCTAAAGCGTCACTATTCTGTGGAAGCAATTGCTGATCGACGCCGGTTAAAGGTTAATACCATTTATGACCATATTGTTGAAATTGCGCTATGTAATCCGGCATTTCCGGTAACACCGTTTATTACAAATGAACAATATACGCAAATTGTTGATGCCATGAAGCAGATAAATTCATTTTCTTTAAAACAATTAAAACAAGTATTACCAGACGAAATCAGCTACTTTCAAATCCGTCTCGTATTAGCCACTGTTAAAAATCTATCAATCAAATAAAGGTGAGTTGTATGATAAACCAACAACAGGATACATTGGAACAAACGTTATATGATCATTTTGGCTATGCAGCGTTCCGATCTGGTCAAAAAGAAATTATCCAGGAAGTCATGGAAGGAAATGATGTTCTAGGTATCTTGCCTACAGGTTCTGGAAAATCATTATGCTATCAGCTTCCGGCAAAACTTTTAAAAGGGACCACGATTGTCGTTTCACCGTTAATATCGCTGATGATTGACCAAGTAAAACAATTAAAAGCGATGAAATTCAAATCGGTTGTCGCATTGAATAGTTTTATGCATCCGAATGAACGAAGACAGGTATACCGTCAATTACAGTCCTATGATTTAATCTATGTCTCACCAGAATTATTGCAACAGCAAGACCTGCTAGATCGTTTAAGAGGAATCCATGTTCGTTTATTTGTGATTGATGAGGCACATTGTATTTCACAATGGGGGCATGAGTTTCGACCAGACTATTTAAAGCTTAGTAACATTATTGAAGTGTTACACAATCCAACCATTATGGCCTTAAGTGCCACAGCGACAAAAGACGTGCAACAAGATATTGTAAAATTTCTCGAGCGACCAAACATGGTAAAGCGAATTTTTCCGATGGATAGAGAGAATATTATTTTTGCAATACAAGAAGTAAATGACAACCAAGAAAAAATGGATGTATTGTTAAAACTGTTCCAACAATATAAAATTCCAACAATTATCTATTTCTCTAGTAGGCAGTCAGCAGAAACAATAGCAAGTATATTGCGATTAAAACTTCCGGATCAACGGGTTGCCTTTTATCATGGTGGGATGGAGCAAACCGATCGCGTTGCCATTCAGCAGCAATTTATGAATGATCAATTAGATATTATCTGTTGTACAAGTGCCTTTGGAATGGGAATCGATAAAAGCAACATTCGTTTAGTGATCCATTACCATTTTCCATCACAGATTGAATCCTATATCCAAGAAGTTGGTAGGGCAGGAAGGGATGGGGAGTTAAGTGTTGGATTACTCCTTTATTCACAAACAGATCGATTTATTCCTGATAACTTAATTAAGAAAGAGCTTCCATCGGTAGAGCAATTGTCAACTGTGTTTGAAAGGTTGATGCAGTGCTACCATGCTGGGGATTTACTTTCGGCTAATATGGAAGAGGTAGCACGTGATTTTGAGCTAAGTGAAATTCAATGGCGATTTTTACACTATCAATTCGAAAAACATGGTATGATAGTAGAAAATAGAATCATTTATGATAATGAAAATTGGCAACAGGCTTTTGTGAGAATCCAGTATTTTATCGAGGAACGGACAACGATAAAAGAAAGAAAACTAATGGAAATGATTGATTGGATACATGAACAAGGGTGCTTACGAGAACAGTTATATAAAGGCTTTCAAGATTCTTATACGAAACCAAAACACGCATGCTGCAGTAACTGCGGGTTTTCATTTTCGGCGTGGGCACCACAACAGGAGCCTTCTATCGAACAAGAGGCGACGTGGCAGGAGAAATTACATCGTTTATTGATTGTAGGAGATCACAATGGCTAGACAACGTGACATCATTCAACAAATGTCTGACAAAGAGTTGGGAAAACAATTGATCTTGTCCCAGATGCTTTTGTTTATCCTTAGTTTTGTGTTAAGTCTATTCTTTTTTGACCACGTGGCACAATGGCTTGACTATTTCCAACTAGATATGCGAGAAGTTGTTTGGTATGGGGTTATTCCTGGATTGGTCATCGTTTTATGTGATCTATTGCTTATGTATATTTTTCCTAAGCGTTATTACGATGATGGTGGTATTAATAATAAAATTTTCCAGAATCGTTCCATTGGGAGTATCTTTCTGATTGTTTTACTTGTAGCTGTTTCAGAAGAGTTGTTGTTTCGCGGCGTGTTGCAAACAACTTTTGGTTTTATTCTAGCGAGTTCCATATTCGCACTCGTCCATATTCGCTATATAACGAAGCCAGTATTGCTGGTTTCGGTCTTGTTTGTCAGTTTTTATATCGGGTATATGTTTGAACTAACAGGAAATTTGTTTACAACGATAACAGCCCATTTTATTGTTGACTTTTTATTGGGATTAATTATCCGGTTTCAAAAATGAGGTGCTAGCTAATGGAGAACCAGACGAAAGAACGTGAAGACCAGGCAACAGAATTGAGAAAATTAGTTAATGAAGTTCAGGAAGGGCAAGCAAACACCTCGTTCGATAATCATTCTAGTGCAGAAGAGTCTACGGAAGATTCGGAGCAAGTCGACTGGGGAGTTGATATTCTCAATTTACCACCAAGAAAAGAAGTGCATACGAAAGATAATGGGCGAGCACATATGAAAATAAGTCGTCCATTCATCAGGTTGGTGTTGGTCATCATTATTGTTCTCGGTATCCTTGTCGGACTCTATTATGTATGGGGAGATGAACTTCTACACTTACCTACCGAATAAACGTTTAACCACCTAGTGACAGGTCACTGTTGTTAGGTGGTTTTTTATATAGACTGCCTGGCTCATAAAAGATTGCTGTTATTATATAAAAGAACCCCACTTAACAAATGCTCAGAGCTACCCGCGAGCTAAATAACAACTATAAATAGTCATTAATGAAGCTCTTTCCGTAAATTTGGTTGTTTTCTAGCTTCGTAGTTGATAGAAACTGCGACGCAACTAGAAAATTGCTCTCCCGCCGTTCCGGAAATACACTTCGCTTTCCGCGGGCGACTGGAGTCTACACGTATTTCCTCCCTCTATAAAGTTCGAATATCTTCAAAATGCTTCTGATTTCTTAGGATTTCTTAAACACCTATTTAGGAATGATGTAGTGGGAGTATCTTAAACACCAGGATACAGAATATTCTCCACTGGTATTACATTTACTACCATTAGCCGTAGTTGTAAGTGTCTATAAATATTCCTACCACTTCACTAGTCCGGGTGAGTGGAGGGTGGTGACTCCTGCGGGAACAGCACGTGTCCGAAGACCCCGCAGAGTGGTTTTCTCGAGGAGGCTGAGGCCGTGCCCGCGGAAAGCATCCACCCGAAGCGATCCCGGACGGCGTGAAATGCACGTACCTATAGAAAAGAGCCCAGCAGTTACGTCGCATTTTATTTCTATTGTGTCAAAAACAACAATCTATAAGAAACAACCTTAATAAACTGCAATGATGAAATCGCCTCACAGGATAAATTTAAATACAAAGATCTAAAAATTACGAATTTAATCGTTTATTACAGATTTTAAATAAATGTACCGATATAAGGTAATGGAAGAAATAAACGTCTGACATTAGACAACATAGAAAGGAGAATCGAATTGAGGCGTCTATTTTTAGTAGCGCTAGTTTTCTTATGCGCTTGTTCGGCAGGCACCGCAAACCAGGAAACAAATGATGTAACAAGTGTTGGATTACTTGTTTCCGATGGTGGGCTTGGAGACGGATCATTCAGTGATTCGGCATTTCAGGGATTAGAGAAAGCTCGTGATGAACTCGGAATCGTGTTTGATTACCGAGAGCCATTAGAAAATGATTTCAAAGAAAAATTAGAGGAACTTATCAAAGCAGGACACGATGTTGTAATCGGGCTCGGCTTTAACGCTGCACCAGCTGTAGATGAACTGGCGGAAAAATATCCTGAACAGCAATTTATCCTAGTTGATGCAGTTTCAGACAAAAAGAATGTAACCTCCATCACATTTAAAGAAAATGAGGGTGGGTATCTGATTGGGTTAATCGCAGGAATGAAAACAAAATCAGATACTGTCGGATTTATTGGTGGTGAAAATGCACCGGTCATTCAAAACTTTGAAAAAGGTTTTAAAAAAGGTGTCAAAGAAGTCAACAAAGACGCAAAAGTTTTAGTTGACTATGCGAACACGTTTAATGATGATCAAAAGGGTGCAGAGCTTGCTCAGAAACAAATTGAAGCAGGTGCTGATTATATTTTCCCATCTGCTGGTTTTACAGGAACCGGTGTCTTAAAAACAGGACAAGAAGAAGGCATTTATACATTTGGTGTTGATAGTGACCAATTTTTCTTAGCTGAAAAAACAGTTGTCACCTCGATGCTTAAAAATGTCGATGTCGCGTTATATGACATCATTAAGAAGATAGTCGATGGTAAAACGTTAAATGGGGAAAACCTAACATTTGGCTTAAAAGAAAATGGTGTGGGCTTGGCACCGATCCGCTTAATTAAATTGACGGATGAAGAACAAGCCATTATCGATCAAGCAACTGAAGTAGAGGAGTGAGTGTATGTCTATTAAAAAACGACTGTTTATACTGTCCTTAATTCCTTTACTTCTTAGTTTGGCTTTGATTGCAATGATTATCATGCAAATGAATAGTTTACAAAACGAATCTAAAAATGACGTTCAGCTTTTATTAGAAGTAAAGGGATTAAACAGTGAATTTATTTCCGTTCAACAAGCATTAAGTAATTATGCATACAATCCATCAGCAGGGACAAAAGCTGAAATTACGACACAGTTAACAACAATTAAAGATGTGCTAGATGAATTAAAGGGCGAACTAAAAACTTCCGAACATCAACAATGGTATCAACGCGTACAGACAAAATATGAAGCACTACAACCTGTTGTTAAAACAGCCCTTGCTGATACAGATACAAATGAGATCAAACGGCAGGCTGCCAAAACTTCCGGCGTTTTAAATGATGTTTATATGCTGCAAAGAAGTTCCAATCAGTGGTATGATCAGACCGTTTCGGATAGAGGAAAACAAATTGGGAGTATCATTACGGTCACAATCATTGCAAGTATTGTATTGATTATCGTCTCCATTTTTGCGATTATCCGATTAACAACCAAAACAGCACGACCAATCCAGCATTTGGCGGAATACGCAAACAAGGTTGCAGATGGTGATTTGACGGTTGATATTGCCGTTAATGAAAAAGAGAAAAACGAGATCGGTCAATTGGCAAATGCGTTTAAACAGATGATTACCAATCTAAAAACAACCATACAATCGGTTGAAAAAATTGGCACGGAAGTACAAAATTTCAGTAGTAAATTAACCAATAATATGCAACAGTTAACAGAAAGTTCTAGTCAAGTTGCAACATCAACCGATGAATTGTCACAAGGAAGTCAGTCCATCTCTGAGGAAATTCAAGATGCGGCTTATCATATGGATAAAATGAATGAAAACGTTGAGGCGAATTTGCAAACGAGTGAATTATCAAGACAGAAGAGTAAAGAAACACTAACATCGGTAGAAAAAGGACAGGAATCGATAAAGAAACAGCGGTCCATTATGGAAAAAAGTATTGACTCAACAAAATCAATCGAAACTTCCGTAAAATCCTTTGTTACCTATACAACAGAAATTGAGGATACGGCTAAACTTGTGAACGACATTGCTGATCAGACCAATCTGTTAGCATTAAATGCCGCCATTGAAGCTGCCCGTGCTGGTGAGCAAGGAAAAGGGTTTGCGGTTGTTGCCCAAGAAGTTCGAAAATTGGCAGATGAGTCAGCAAAAGCAACAAGCCAAATTTTTAAGATGGTACAAAA
Coding sequences within:
- a CDS encoding methyl-accepting chemotaxis protein, which produces MSIKKRLFILSLIPLLLSLALIAMIIMQMNSLQNESKNDVQLLLEVKGLNSEFISVQQALSNYAYNPSAGTKAEITTQLTTIKDVLDELKGELKTSEHQQWYQRVQTKYEALQPVVKTALADTDTNEIKRQAAKTSGVLNDVYMLQRSSNQWYDQTVSDRGKQIGSIITVTIIASIVLIIVSIFAIIRLTTKTARPIQHLAEYANKVADGDLTVDIAVNEKEKNEIGQLANAFKQMITNLKTTIQSVEKIGTEVQNFSSKLTNNMQQLTESSSQVATSTDELSQGSQSISEEIQDAAYHMDKMNENVEANLQTSELSRQKSKETLTSVEKGQESIKKQRSIMEKSIDSTKSIETSVKSFVTYTTEIEDTAKLVNDIADQTNLLALNAAIEAARAGEQGKGFAVVAQEVRKLADESAKATSQIFKMVQNIQAGIKTIEDVTEQTTVLSEEQSQSMEQTVVSFSTIKDNVNGISNQLQQLTGDLKDSSDMSSTIVSSIQNISAVTEETAAGTEEIAASVEEQQRSFQQVHQQVSQLEDMIDELDKELNQFKL
- a CDS encoding ferredoxin; protein product: MPKYTIVDKETCIACGACGVAAPDIYDYDDEGLSYVILDDNKGTAEVPEVLEEDMFDARDGCPTDSIKIADNSFDGDPLKYDDEM
- a CDS encoding BMP family lipoprotein, producing the protein MRRLFLVALVFLCACSAGTANQETNDVTSVGLLVSDGGLGDGSFSDSAFQGLEKARDELGIVFDYREPLENDFKEKLEELIKAGHDVVIGLGFNAAPAVDELAEKYPEQQFILVDAVSDKKNVTSITFKENEGGYLIGLIAGMKTKSDTVGFIGGENAPVIQNFEKGFKKGVKEVNKDAKVLVDYANTFNDDQKGAELAQKQIEAGADYIFPSAGFTGTGVLKTGQEEGIYTFGVDSDQFFLAEKTVVTSMLKNVDVALYDIIKKIVDGKTLNGENLTFGLKENGVGLAPIRLIKLTDEEQAIIDQATEVEE
- a CDS encoding CPBP family intramembrane glutamic endopeptidase; amino-acid sequence: MARQRDIIQQMSDKELGKQLILSQMLLFILSFVLSLFFFDHVAQWLDYFQLDMREVVWYGVIPGLVIVLCDLLLMYIFPKRYYDDGGINNKIFQNRSIGSIFLIVLLVAVSEELLFRGVLQTTFGFILASSIFALVHIRYITKPVLLVSVLFVSFYIGYMFELTGNLFTTITAHFIVDFLLGLIIRFQK
- a CDS encoding helix-turn-helix transcriptional regulator — translated: METVIGMVSTMDQKSIIHSLSAKIKLIRVENDYTQDRMAAVLGISKKTLVQIEKKRTCANWTTIVALCALFSGSEIIQFTLGKNVLDVVKIAAHK
- a CDS encoding DUF4430 domain-containing protein, coding for MRKSLFTLASFIVIIGLLTGCGDSDEQEKQATSNDNQTEQQSNSEGEESEDTVTITISKDKETEYIDEKDVAIEDGANLMDVMEENFTIETDFDGAYITSIEGVAQDKGEQTAWMFFVNGETAMEGAKDIELSPGDEVSFDLQKWE
- a CDS encoding RecQ family ATP-dependent DNA helicase; the encoded protein is MINQQQDTLEQTLYDHFGYAAFRSGQKEIIQEVMEGNDVLGILPTGSGKSLCYQLPAKLLKGTTIVVSPLISLMIDQVKQLKAMKFKSVVALNSFMHPNERRQVYRQLQSYDLIYVSPELLQQQDLLDRLRGIHVRLFVIDEAHCISQWGHEFRPDYLKLSNIIEVLHNPTIMALSATATKDVQQDIVKFLERPNMVKRIFPMDRENIIFAIQEVNDNQEKMDVLLKLFQQYKIPTIIYFSSRQSAETIASILRLKLPDQRVAFYHGGMEQTDRVAIQQQFMNDQLDIICCTSAFGMGIDKSNIRLVIHYHFPSQIESYIQEVGRAGRDGELSVGLLLYSQTDRFIPDNLIKKELPSVEQLSTVFERLMQCYHAGDLLSANMEEVARDFELSEIQWRFLHYQFEKHGMIVENRIIYDNENWQQAFVRIQYFIEERTTIKERKLMEMIDWIHEQGCLREQLYKGFQDSYTKPKHACCSNCGFSFSAWAPQQEPSIEQEATWQEKLHRLLIVGDHNG
- a CDS encoding helix-turn-helix domain-containing protein, which produces MLLEGVILTCAEHIKTKRTTSAIYHLLTGKRSIQTVQDAHLYDIQPFYGIGKFLHKKTFDAIIHQLEQKALLSIDEASGFKLTEQGEWWLKEHAGKLSFEHFHGMHYHALADTFSDRLLLFIQTLTNSSKGNFSFIPVVDKMSVQAWVKQFYRNNKKDEAVLLHALYNELHRILSTCQTIEAGLFVDRLTGFKNYGKSRQQLADYYQIPVTDVPLLWTRIMNRMVSIVQHDQHEFPTLFAMIDNTTEQTFITDSANRTYQMLKRHYSVEAIADRRRLKVNTIYDHIVEIALCNPAFPVTPFITNEQYTQIVDAMKQINSFSLKQLKQVLPDEISYFQIRLVLATVKNLSIK
- a CDS encoding ECF transporter S component, translated to MNTYKLTLLALLAALAVVGRYAFAFMPNVQPVTSLIIICGIFLGPVAAICLALLTTFLSNMMLGMGIWTIWQVISWAMIGFMSGMLGKLSKRIPLSLIVIFAIFSGYFYGLIISLTNYSITGKFIPYYLAGLPFDTYHAIGNALFMILLYPVISFFFKRYTEKRL